One genomic region from Nitrospirae bacterium YQR-1 encodes:
- a CDS encoding CpsD/CapB family tyrosine-protein kinase — MNEYEKLIHRNKRELSNFKGNLLNTVAGKTAKSIMVTSAMNGEGKTTTALSIAHTLANEAKDRVYLADGSWNAPRLDKLFNVVENPGISDYLQDEADSEMIVRQTKTENLFVIPFGKKAATVTEILKPLKLKEKLDTLKNRCDYLIFDATSVMGSSDIAVLSSFFDGVIMVIECEKTKWQVVDLAKSKLESADAKLIGAVMNKRKFYIPKWLYGYI; from the coding sequence ATGAATGAATACGAAAAACTAATACACCGCAATAAGCGGGAGTTGTCCAACTTCAAAGGCAACCTGTTGAACACTGTTGCCGGCAAGACGGCAAAGTCAATCATGGTAACAAGTGCTATGAACGGTGAGGGCAAAACGACAACAGCGTTAAGTATAGCTCATACTTTGGCAAATGAGGCGAAGGACAGGGTTTATCTTGCCGACGGCTCGTGGAATGCTCCAAGGTTAGATAAACTCTTTAACGTGGTGGAAAACCCGGGAATATCGGACTATCTTCAGGATGAGGCTGATTCAGAGATGATAGTCAGGCAAACTAAGACGGAAAATCTCTTTGTAATTCCGTTTGGCAAAAAAGCAGCCACTGTTACAGAGATTTTAAAACCTCTAAAATTGAAAGAAAAACTTGATACGTTAAAGAATCGCTGCGATTATTTGATTTTTGACGCTACATCAGTAATGGGCTCATCTGACATTGCAGTGCTCTCCAGTTTTTTTGACGGTGTGATAATGGTGATTGAGTGTGAAAAAACCAAATGGCAGGTGGTGGATTTAGCTAAAAGCAAACTGGAATCGGCAGATGCAAAGCTCATAGGAGCTGTTATGAATAAAAGAAAATTTTATATTCCTAAGTGGTTATATGGTTACATTTAA
- a CDS encoding glycosyltransferase family 2 protein, producing MQFKTSIIIPTYNRPDDLRNCIESLLKQTVPPSEIIIVDDGNLTEPPLKTKCEELAIQYVYYKKDTPGLTASRNKGIGMSTGDIIFFLDDDVVLLPDYIEEILKIYESTGNVGGVGGAIANHKKLGFVQKLRKIMEIPFMVSGLREGKVLPSGFCTSFGTTPFEIKQVTEVDFLSGGVCSFKKEVFNSFAFDSKHFLNYGLGEDKDFSYRVSKAFKLIYTPHARLYHYESPKMRPNDFKEGFMFVVFTHYFFETHVKKHFIQWVFFYYAFLGYVLLRMFVCAVSPKKDNIDKLKGLLSALFEVTFKGTKVVQ from the coding sequence GTGCAATTTAAAACATCAATAATAATTCCGACATATAACAGGCCGGATGATTTAAGAAACTGTATAGAGTCGCTTTTAAAACAAACTGTGCCGCCCTCTGAGATAATAATCGTTGATGACGGCAATCTTACAGAGCCGCCTTTAAAAACTAAATGTGAGGAGCTGGCAATACAATATGTTTACTATAAAAAAGATACGCCGGGCCTTACCGCCTCAAGAAACAAGGGTATCGGGATGTCAACCGGAGATATTATCTTTTTTCTTGACGATGACGTTGTGCTCTTGCCGGATTATATTGAAGAGATTCTGAAAATATACGAGAGCACTGGAAACGTTGGAGGCGTGGGTGGTGCAATTGCAAACCATAAAAAGCTCGGTTTTGTCCAAAAGTTAAGGAAAATAATGGAAATTCCTTTTATGGTCTCAGGCCTCAGGGAGGGAAAAGTACTGCCCTCCGGTTTTTGTACAAGTTTCGGCACAACACCGTTTGAAATTAAACAAGTTACAGAGGTTGATTTCCTCTCCGGTGGTGTCTGTTCTTTCAAAAAAGAAGTCTTTAACTCATTTGCATTCGATTCCAAACATTTTCTTAACTATGGACTTGGTGAGGACAAGGATTTCTCCTACAGGGTATCAAAGGCTTTCAAACTGATATACACCCCCCATGCAAGGCTTTACCATTACGAATCCCCTAAGATGAGACCCAACGACTTTAAAGAGGGTTTCATGTTTGTTGTCTTTACACACTATTTTTTTGAAACACACGTTAAGAAACATTTCATTCAATGGGTATTTTTTTATTATGCTTTTTTGGGGTATGTACTTTTACGGATGTTTGTCTGTGCAGTCTCTCCAAAAAAGGACAATATTGATAAATTAAAAGGGCTGCTTAGTGCTCTTTTTGAAGTTACATTTAAAGGCACAAAAGTTGTTCAATAA
- a CDS encoding SH3 domain-containing protein codes for MGTPQAAHIGDSTMKTNAVIEDYKRELLTTFFVQKRIIYFVAAAIFIASILVSFLWPKTYAAYGSILVKGKKAEKSPDAIEKEEIKPFPVTKEDLNSESEILTSPDVIRNTLIFLKENNLKNNAASKRFSFLALFKIKKKTTGNITIEESEIYKIKKRITTEIVPITNVIKITVQDRDSKYAVLFLDTLMEQFLKYRMQLYNSAESKSFFKQQVTESKKSIEDKEDELMKLYKEGDGVMPAKEIENNLLIKKDLEQDLYHFKQSAIEKAQIIQQINNALQSREISFFSFLDGNESITGLSKSLQALVAERNTILSKYSKESEKAQYIDEQVTATYNALKKEISDYNNNIKRQLETINEKIDSVEQRIEKIQTQNMKLQELTIATERVKRDIEIYKLSYDIFSKRKEESRITSSSEAGTFLISIMGKAFPSSGPIFPIPMLLIPIGLITGLMTGMSLGFLKEYLDQTFKKPEDVFKYAQLPVLLFIPFMSDETTTQSKKPDIFTTLKSKFVPLFKKKTDLPKTPSISTTTLLSLLKTICIPVVILLWMLVTVIVIGCQVVQTNSINNKYLPAYSMKNPTDSVTASASFATEAEADTAQKADNTTTMESPAAALNANFNATTAELSSDIAKLFSTPVPGSTVIAYLEKGDKMAVINTYKRGWLKVKTSDGTEGWVYVWTVNVIKDTSYGL; via the coding sequence TTGGGAACTCCACAAGCAGCCCACATCGGTGATTCAACCATGAAGACTAATGCAGTGATAGAGGATTATAAAAGGGAATTACTAACTACATTTTTTGTTCAGAAACGAATTATTTATTTTGTTGCCGCCGCAATATTTATTGCCTCAATACTTGTTTCTTTTCTTTGGCCAAAAACTTACGCTGCTTATGGTTCAATTTTGGTAAAAGGAAAGAAAGCTGAAAAGAGCCCTGATGCCATAGAAAAAGAGGAAATTAAACCTTTTCCCGTAACAAAAGAGGATCTCAACTCTGAATCTGAAATCTTAACCTCACCGGATGTCATAAGAAACACTCTTATATTTTTGAAGGAAAACAATTTAAAGAATAATGCGGCGTCAAAAAGATTTTCTTTTCTTGCTCTGTTTAAAATTAAAAAGAAAACCACCGGCAACATAACCATAGAGGAAAGTGAAATTTATAAGATTAAAAAAAGGATTACTACCGAAATTGTCCCAATCACCAATGTTATAAAAATAACGGTACAGGATAGGGATTCCAAATATGCGGTTTTGTTTCTGGATACTCTTATGGAGCAGTTTTTGAAATACAGGATGCAGCTTTATAATTCAGCTGAGTCCAAGTCATTTTTTAAGCAACAGGTGACAGAGTCAAAGAAAAGTATTGAGGATAAAGAAGACGAGCTAATGAAGTTATATAAAGAAGGTGACGGTGTAATGCCGGCTAAAGAAATAGAGAATAATCTCTTAATCAAAAAGGACCTTGAGCAGGACCTATATCATTTTAAACAATCTGCAATAGAGAAAGCACAGATAATCCAGCAAATAAACAATGCACTACAAAGTAGAGAGATAAGTTTTTTTTCATTCCTGGATGGTAATGAGTCTATTACCGGTTTAAGCAAGTCGCTTCAGGCCCTGGTTGCGGAGCGAAACACTATTTTAAGCAAATACAGCAAAGAAAGTGAAAAAGCCCAATACATAGACGAGCAGGTTACTGCAACATACAATGCGCTTAAAAAAGAAATATCCGACTATAATAACAATATAAAAAGACAGCTGGAAACAATTAACGAAAAAATCGATTCTGTTGAGCAGCGTATTGAAAAAATCCAGACTCAAAACATGAAACTTCAGGAATTAACAATAGCCACCGAGAGAGTAAAAAGAGACATAGAAATATATAAATTATCCTATGATATTTTCTCTAAACGTAAGGAGGAATCCAGAATAACATCATCCTCAGAGGCCGGGACCTTTCTTATAAGCATCATGGGTAAGGCATTTCCATCAAGCGGCCCTATTTTCCCTATTCCCATGCTGTTAATACCCATAGGGCTTATCACTGGTTTAATGACAGGTATGAGTCTCGGGTTCTTGAAAGAGTATTTAGATCAAACATTTAAGAAACCTGAAGATGTTTTTAAATATGCTCAACTTCCCGTGCTTTTATTTATTCCTTTTATGTCTGATGAAACCACAACGCAGTCAAAAAAGCCGGATATATTTACAACCTTAAAATCAAAATTCGTGCCGTTGTTTAAGAAAAAAACTGATTTGCCCAAAACCCCCTCTATTAGTACAACAACGCTGCTCTCTTTGTTAAAAACAATCTGCATACCTGTAGTAATATTATTATGGATGCTTGTTACAGTAATTGTTATAGGTTGTCAAGTGGTACAAACCAATAGCATAAATAATAAGTATCTGCCGGCTTATTCAATGAAAAATCCCACAGACAGTGTAACAGCCTCAGCTTCTTTCGCAACAGAGGCAGAGGCCGATACAGCGCAGAAAGCAGATAACACCACCACTATGGAGTCTCCTGCCGCTGCATTAAATGCAAACTTTAACGCAACCACGGCAGAGCTAAGCTCAGATATTGCAAAACTATTCAGCACTCCGGTGCCTGGTTCAACAGTGATTGCATATCTTGAAAAAGGTGATAAGATGGCTGTCATCAATACATATAAAAGAGGCTGGCTAAAAGTCAAAACCAGTGACGGCACCGAGGGCTGGGTTTATGTGTGGACGGTAAATGTAATAAAGGATACATCTTATGGCCTGTAA
- a CDS encoding O-antigen ligase family protein — protein MRERFFTLIRNPIEKIIFLAFFSTILFIMATPYYYLAVVPALLVVFFIILNNNPAFAYYLIIFLIPFGAYRNVSDLKFLKIHWLLAGVLILYIMFKAFLLKHMPAQLKSGLWRLMLLLFSVSVISALFSPFKETAFQNVGLFIVAVMFIVITMFFTDRDALFKYLPPIVVYSVSLSALTGVLGYIFNITFFAENVETGQFKRSIGGSTDPNNYALMIAFSLPLLSEMFDRARGAPVKLLYLGLFVINILAVVFSFSRGGALIISLIMIIIFIRHMKKLNLQRMFLQIFIILAVVAITIGALPPRYFEHFKKVTDTKTDKSIGRRASYIVVGMETFWSHPVIGTGLGTFRDIFETTVYARKFAKEGLTNRRFAHNTYLEYLVGVGIFGLILFMAIIRLIMRNLISARKNFLKNGETANASYIDAYIFSFIVLLCYLFIFSEPFHKYFLLTAGLSQAAHRLSLQSNI, from the coding sequence ATGAGAGAGAGATTTTTTACATTAATAAGAAACCCGATCGAGAAAATCATTTTTTTGGCTTTTTTCAGTACGATATTATTTATCATGGCAACTCCATATTATTACCTTGCCGTTGTCCCTGCTCTGTTAGTGGTGTTTTTTATTATACTAAATAATAATCCAGCTTTTGCTTACTATTTAATAATCTTTCTTATACCCTTCGGCGCTTACAGAAATGTGTCTGATTTGAAATTTCTGAAAATACACTGGCTATTGGCGGGTGTTCTTATTTTATACATCATGTTTAAAGCCTTTTTATTAAAACACATGCCGGCACAACTGAAATCCGGTCTGTGGCGTCTTATGTTGCTTCTATTTTCAGTATCTGTAATATCCGCTTTGTTTTCTCCTTTTAAGGAAACCGCATTTCAAAACGTAGGCCTATTTATTGTTGCGGTAATGTTCATAGTGATAACTATGTTTTTTACAGACAGAGATGCGCTGTTTAAGTACCTGCCGCCTATTGTGGTATATAGTGTTTCATTGAGTGCCTTAACCGGAGTGTTAGGTTATATCTTCAATATTACGTTTTTTGCAGAAAATGTGGAAACCGGACAGTTTAAAAGAAGCATCGGGGGAAGCACCGACCCGAATAATTATGCTCTTATGATAGCATTTTCTTTACCGCTTTTGTCGGAAATGTTTGACAGAGCAAGGGGGGCACCCGTAAAATTGCTATATCTGGGGCTATTTGTTATAAACATTCTGGCTGTTGTGTTTTCTTTTTCAAGAGGTGGTGCGTTGATAATATCGTTGATAATGATTATTATTTTTATCAGGCATATGAAAAAATTGAATTTACAACGCATGTTTCTGCAAATATTTATCATCCTTGCAGTTGTTGCTATAACCATAGGAGCGCTACCACCCAGATATTTTGAGCACTTCAAAAAAGTTACCGACACAAAAACCGACAAATCAATAGGCAGACGTGCTTCATACATTGTTGTTGGAATGGAGACATTTTGGAGCCATCCTGTGATTGGCACCGGACTGGGAACATTCAGGGATATTTTTGAAACAACCGTCTATGCACGTAAGTTTGCAAAAGAGGGGCTGACCAACAGACGTTTCGCTCACAACACATATCTGGAGTATCTTGTTGGAGTCGGCATTTTTGGCCTGATACTTTTTATGGCAATTATCCGGCTTATAATGCGCAATCTTATTTCAGCAAGAAAGAACTTTCTAAAAAACGGGGAAACCGCTAACGCCTCATATATTGATGCATATATCTTTTCGTTTATAGTTCTGCTCTGTTACCTGTTTATTTTTAGTGAACCTTTTCATAAATACTTCCTTCTTACGGCAGGGCTTTCTCAGGCTGCGCACAGATTATCTCTGCAGAGCAACATATGA
- a CDS encoding ATP-grasp domain-containing protein, translated as MIRALVLDGCINSALAVTRSLSMHGVSVTCGAESVLCKTLYSKHTSRKLVYTSPERCLSGFIRDIKKELISLHYDAVFAVSDKTVLALSLKRNELEQMAGLAIAPHEPYMKALNKVDTITAAQTLAIPVPKTFFPETIQDLKLIENEIFYPLVIKPRQSEYPAGDRIVSGGAPTYAANSVQLHETFRNYNSQLPLPMVQEYIPGQGRGVFALFNKDGKCAAYFAHKRLRDIRPTGGGSSYRESAELDETLKYYTEKLLNHIHWEGVAMVEFREDKRDGSFKLMEINGRLWNSLALAVASGVDFPYLLFKLCSGDDVPPVYTYQKGLKCRWIMGDIRHIIEVFRGRPQGYTGDFPKLLPAIGNVVFDFFREKSYYDVLSMSDPGPFAAECIAFIATPIRKKITRLLQGKCIDGNF; from the coding sequence ATGATACGCGCTCTGGTACTTGATGGTTGTATAAACAGTGCACTTGCTGTTACAAGAAGCCTCTCCATGCATGGAGTCAGTGTTACATGCGGCGCTGAATCCGTCCTTTGTAAAACACTGTATTCAAAACACACAAGCCGGAAACTTGTTTACACATCACCGGAGCGCTGTCTTTCCGGGTTTATAAGGGATATAAAAAAAGAACTAATCTCTTTACATTACGATGCTGTGTTTGCCGTAAGTGATAAGACGGTGTTAGCCTTGTCACTTAAAAGAAATGAATTGGAGCAAATGGCCGGCCTTGCAATTGCGCCGCATGAACCATATATGAAAGCCCTTAATAAAGTTGACACAATAACAGCGGCACAAACACTTGCAATACCGGTTCCAAAGACTTTTTTCCCTGAAACAATACAAGATTTGAAACTCATAGAAAATGAAATCTTCTACCCTCTCGTAATAAAACCCAGACAAAGTGAATATCCGGCAGGCGACAGAATTGTAAGCGGAGGGGCTCCCACGTATGCCGCAAACTCCGTGCAACTCCATGAAACATTTCGAAACTACAACTCACAACTACCCCTTCCAATGGTACAGGAGTATATTCCGGGACAGGGCAGGGGTGTTTTTGCTCTTTTTAACAAAGACGGTAAATGTGCTGCATACTTTGCCCACAAACGTCTCAGAGACATCCGTCCCACCGGAGGCGGCAGCAGTTACAGGGAAAGCGCAGAGCTGGATGAAACCCTTAAATATTATACCGAAAAACTGTTGAACCACATACACTGGGAGGGGGTGGCTATGGTGGAGTTCAGAGAAGACAAAAGAGACGGCTCATTCAAACTAATGGAGATAAACGGGCGGCTCTGGAACTCCCTTGCCCTTGCTGTAGCCTCAGGGGTGGATTTTCCCTATTTATTATTCAAACTGTGCTCAGGAGATGATGTGCCCCCTGTATATACATATCAAAAGGGATTAAAATGCCGTTGGATTATGGGCGATATCAGACACATTATCGAGGTGTTTCGGGGCAGGCCACAAGGCTATACCGGAGATTTCCCGAAACTTTTACCGGCTATCGGTAATGTGGTTTTCGATTTTTTCAGAGAAAAATCTTATTACGATGTGTTGTCAATGTCTGACCCCGGCCCGTTTGCGGCAGAGTGCATTGCCTTTATTGCAACACCTATAAGGAAAAAAATTACCCGTTTATTGCAGGGCAAATGCATTGACGGGAATTTCTAA
- a CDS encoding sugar transferase gives MDFSSALNIKTGYRIFSNTFSNIFNVVLAALLLFFSFPFFVVISAAIKLTDNGPIFYRGERLGKNKEIFTMYKFRTLVPNAEQIIGAELLTSQYNLVTKVGKFLRETRLDELPQIFNVLKGDMAFIGPRPERAVIYDKFCKDIKGYDKRFSVKPGLIGYSQLFTPHNSTKKLRTHIDNLYIQKKQNFAVDIVLIFYTAYLSVKYATTKIVVLIWKKLVLRMFKKDMAEKRTNERIYLNDSRIFWGDASTEQLTDEGLLVNINDEAFLMYADKQLKEETSFKLEILIKKKKKKTAFCKGIIYKGIALNDKNFKYAYVIKYTPVSPLNSYMIHQYFLHKSVAQT, from the coding sequence TTGGATTTCAGCTCGGCACTAAATATTAAAACCGGTTACAGGATATTTTCAAACACATTTAGCAATATTTTTAATGTTGTGCTGGCAGCGCTGCTTTTATTTTTCTCTTTTCCATTTTTTGTGGTAATATCAGCGGCAATAAAATTAACGGACAACGGGCCGATTTTTTATCGTGGAGAGCGTCTTGGTAAAAATAAAGAGATATTTACGATGTATAAGTTTCGCACACTGGTGCCCAATGCAGAGCAGATAATCGGCGCTGAATTATTAACGTCTCAGTATAATCTGGTAACCAAGGTTGGAAAGTTTTTAAGGGAGACACGGTTAGACGAACTGCCCCAAATATTTAACGTTTTGAAGGGGGATATGGCTTTTATCGGCCCAAGACCGGAACGTGCCGTAATTTATGATAAATTCTGTAAAGATATTAAAGGCTATGACAAGAGGTTTAGCGTGAAGCCCGGTTTAATCGGATACTCTCAACTCTTCACGCCTCATAATTCCACCAAAAAACTACGTACTCATATTGACAATTTATACATTCAGAAAAAACAGAATTTTGCAGTAGATATTGTTTTGATTTTTTATACTGCATATCTGTCAGTAAAATATGCGACCACAAAAATTGTAGTGTTAATATGGAAAAAACTGGTTTTGCGCATGTTTAAAAAAGACATGGCTGAGAAAAGAACCAACGAAAGGATTTATCTTAATGACAGCAGGATTTTTTGGGGTGACGCCTCCACGGAACAGCTAACAGATGAGGGGCTGTTGGTTAATATCAATGACGAGGCTTTTCTGATGTATGCCGATAAACAGTTGAAAGAGGAGACGTCCTTTAAACTTGAAATACTAATAAAAAAGAAAAAGAAAAAAACCGCATTTTGTAAAGGTATAATATATAAGGGAATTGCATTAAATGATAAAAACTTTAAATATGCTTACGTAATTAAATATACCCCTGTATCTCCGTTGAACTCCTATATGATTCACCAATACTTTTTACATAAAAGTGTTGCTCAGACATGA
- a CDS encoding polysaccharide biosynthesis/export family protein — protein sequence MVTFNFKTMKLYAKLLVCLLPAILIISCSSAKTQTKPQAETAYTDNTAVLKVEDNETGFNTSYDVFPEYRIMPGDILDVLFKTETGLKQDNFTIEIDYTVTVKFIHTPELNETQTVRPDGNITLPYIGDINVIGRTTQWLTQELKQRYSKILRDPSLYVVVPEFRATLKEFKADLHTAPRGLSRLVTVRPDGYVTFPIIGEMFVVKKTIKDVNKILNSEYEKIIPGLHVNLFLEKNSGFIVYVFGEVKKPGAYPILKPISIMEALAFSESFLSTAKTSNIIVLRKSKDKITATIIDLDEVVTTKDRAELFMLNPDDVVYVPKRTLSQIADITRDISDILFFKGWSVGFSWELHKQPTSVIQP from the coding sequence ATGGTTACATTTAACTTTAAGACAATGAAGCTTTACGCTAAATTATTAGTTTGTCTGCTGCCGGCAATCCTTATAATCAGCTGTTCATCAGCAAAAACCCAGACGAAACCTCAGGCTGAAACTGCTTATACAGACAACACCGCTGTGTTAAAAGTAGAGGACAATGAAACAGGTTTTAATACATCTTATGATGTCTTTCCTGAGTATCGCATAATGCCGGGAGATATACTGGACGTACTCTTTAAGACGGAAACAGGGCTTAAACAGGATAATTTCACGATAGAAATCGACTACACAGTGACGGTTAAATTTATTCATACACCGGAGTTAAATGAAACACAGACAGTCCGTCCCGACGGCAACATTACGCTTCCATACATCGGAGACATTAACGTTATAGGCAGGACAACACAGTGGCTGACTCAGGAGCTTAAACAACGTTACTCTAAGATACTGAGAGACCCCAGCTTATATGTAGTAGTGCCGGAGTTTCGGGCAACACTAAAGGAATTTAAAGCGGACCTGCACACGGCTCCGCGTGGATTAAGCAGACTTGTCACAGTGAGGCCGGACGGGTATGTTACGTTCCCTATAATAGGAGAAATGTTTGTAGTTAAAAAAACAATTAAAGACGTCAACAAGATACTCAACTCTGAATACGAAAAGATAATTCCTGGTCTGCATGTTAATCTGTTTCTGGAAAAGAACTCAGGCTTTATTGTCTATGTCTTTGGAGAGGTAAAAAAACCGGGTGCTTACCCTATCTTAAAACCGATAAGCATCATGGAGGCACTCGCCTTTTCCGAGAGTTTTCTCTCAACGGCTAAAACAAGCAATATTATCGTCTTAAGAAAATCAAAAGACAAAATCACAGCCACCATAATAGACCTCGATGAGGTTGTAACCACTAAAGATAGAGCGGAGCTTTTTATGCTTAACCCCGATGATGTTGTATATGTCCCTAAAAGAACTCTGTCTCAGATAGCAGATATAACAAGAGACATATCAGATATATTGTTTTTCAAAGGCTGGAGTGTAGGTTTTAGTTGGGAACTCCACAAGCAGCCCACATCGGTGATTCAACCATGA
- a CDS encoding polysaccharide biosynthesis C-terminal domain-containing protein yields MKEAESLLKNIKRYTASNIFQRACGIINTFIKPKLLSPELYGLWNLLSIVITYASNVHLGSRNALFYLLPYHLSRNETNDVNNVKSSAFYGSLYLTLIITAGLFVYSFWGNLNKIQQSGLISVGIIIILNCVFDYHYNEISGYKNFKLISYVNYKRAIVSVVLNFILIYFFGIYGIYLSTLFTVLIMVVYMYRESPIILKEPFKIDVYYALTKKGLPILIYNVSNDLISTVDKIIIAYFLGTKELGHYAITGLVFNFLMQIPGDARDVIEISLMENLTTGNREETLNKYFFQPLYYTSHIMPFIIGPAFFLIKPFIELLLPKYINGIAPTQIVTIGCYFYALAFVARGMVISNNKQFSAAIVITAVLLFNACAAVFFILKGYGTVGVAFGSSFSFFILFISLFIFVQRFNREISLLLWVKKTKDIFIIFFVMGCVVAALVFATSNLTVNKHIGALLSTVVFCLIMYAVSAYLNPGFLHFRLKKIFKLKKG; encoded by the coding sequence GTGAAAGAGGCGGAGTCACTTTTAAAAAATATTAAACGCTACACAGCAAGTAATATATTTCAGAGGGCTTGCGGAATTATTAACACATTCATAAAGCCAAAGCTGCTCTCTCCTGAGCTCTATGGGTTGTGGAATCTCCTCTCTATTGTTATCACCTATGCCTCCAATGTCCACCTTGGCTCAAGAAACGCTTTGTTTTACCTTTTACCTTACCACCTCTCAAGAAACGAAACTAATGATGTAAATAATGTGAAATCCTCAGCCTTCTACGGCTCTCTGTATCTGACCCTCATTATTACCGCAGGGCTTTTTGTTTATAGTTTTTGGGGTAACTTAAATAAAATTCAACAGAGCGGCCTTATCTCAGTAGGAATAATAATTATTCTGAACTGTGTTTTTGACTACCACTACAATGAAATCAGCGGTTATAAAAACTTTAAACTAATTAGTTACGTAAACTATAAGCGTGCCATTGTCTCCGTAGTTTTAAATTTTATTTTAATATATTTTTTCGGTATATACGGCATTTACCTTTCCACGTTGTTTACGGTGTTGATTATGGTGGTTTACATGTACAGGGAGTCGCCGATTATATTAAAAGAACCTTTTAAAATAGACGTTTATTACGCACTGACCAAAAAAGGACTGCCCATATTAATTTATAACGTGTCAAATGATCTCATAAGCACTGTTGATAAAATCATTATTGCATATTTTCTGGGCACAAAGGAGCTTGGCCACTATGCAATAACAGGGTTGGTGTTTAACTTTCTGATGCAGATACCCGGTGATGCAAGAGACGTCATTGAAATTAGTCTTATGGAAAACTTAACAACCGGCAATCGTGAGGAAACTTTAAATAAGTATTTTTTCCAACCACTTTATTACACGTCACACATTATGCCGTTTATAATAGGACCTGCCTTTTTTTTGATTAAACCGTTTATCGAACTACTGCTTCCTAAGTACATAAATGGAATAGCTCCGACACAGATTGTCACCATAGGGTGTTATTTCTATGCACTGGCCTTTGTTGCCCGTGGTATGGTTATTTCAAATAATAAGCAATTTTCCGCCGCTATTGTCATCACTGCAGTGCTCTTATTTAATGCCTGCGCCGCCGTGTTTTTTATTTTAAAGGGTTATGGCACGGTTGGTGTTGCCTTTGGAAGTTCTTTCTCTTTTTTTATACTGTTTATATCGCTGTTTATCTTTGTTCAGCGTTTTAACAGGGAGATTTCTTTATTGCTATGGGTAAAGAAAACGAAAGATATTTTCATTATTTTTTTTGTTATGGGTTGTGTTGTTGCTGCACTTGTTTTTGCCACTTCAAATCTTACTGTGAACAAACATATCGGTGCTCTTCTGTCAACTGTGGTTTTTTGTTTGATTATGTATGCAGTGTCAGCGTACCTAAATCCTGGTTTTCTGCATTTCAGATTAAAAAAGATATTCAAACTAAAAAAAGGATGA